One Candidatus Nealsonbacteria bacterium genomic region harbors:
- a CDS encoding UTP--glucose-1-phosphate uridylyltransferase — MENNKRKITKVVIPAAGLGTRFLPVTKSVPKEMLPIIDRPVIQYVVDEAVASGITDVIIVTSWQKKTIEDYFDYSFQLEANLEKNGKDKELQEVQKIAGMANFIYIRQKGPYGNATPVLCAKSLINEDEDFVVMWGDEFIYANPPRLKQMIDVYNKYGGAVISAVRVDDPSRYGIADIEEVEGGVFKIKKIVEKPAPGEAPSNLAAHGAYILPGRIFPLIERLHPGKSGEFWLTGAIERLIDSGYPVYACEIKNGKYYDAGNKLDYIKANVDFALRRDDLSEEMKKYIQQKSKEL; from the coding sequence ATGGAAAACAACAAGAGAAAAATAACTAAGGTAGTAATTCCAGCCGCTGGTCTTGGAACTCGCTTTCTTCCGGTCACAAAATCAGTTCCCAAAGAAATGCTTCCAATCATTGATCGTCCAGTGATTCAGTATGTGGTTGATGAAGCTGTTGCCTCGGGCATAACTGATGTTATTATAGTTACTAGTTGGCAAAAGAAAACTATTGAAGACTATTTCGATTATTCCTTTCAGCTTGAAGCTAATTTAGAAAAAAACGGAAAAGACAAAGAGCTTCAAGAAGTTCAGAAAATTGCCGGAATGGCTAACTTTATATACATCCGTCAGAAAGGCCCTTATGGTAATGCTACTCCAGTTCTTTGTGCCAAGAGCCTGATTAATGAAGACGAGGACTTTGTTGTTATGTGGGGAGATGAATTTATCTATGCCAACCCACCAAGATTGAAGCAAATGATTGATGTCTATAATAAATATGGCGGTGCGGTAATTTCAGCGGTCAGAGTTGATGATCCGAGCAGATATGGTATTGCTGATATTGAAGAGGTAGAAGGGGGAGTTTTTAAAATTAAAAAGATTGTTGAGAAGCCGGCTCCCGGAGAGGCACCTTCTAATTTAGCGGCTCATGGGGCGTACATTCTTCCTGGCAGGATATTTCCTCTAATTGAACGTCTTCATCCCGGTAAATCAGGTGAATTTTGGCTCACCGGGGCCATTGAGAGGTTGATTGATAGCGGTTATCCGGTCTATGCTTGTGAGATAAAGAACGGAAAATACTATGATGCAGGCAACAAGTTAGACTATATTAAAGCCAATGTTGATTTTGCTCTTAGGAGGGATGATCTTTCTGAAGAAATGAAGAAATATATTCAGCAAAAATCAAAGGAATTATAG
- a CDS encoding RsiV family protein translates to MNKIIKITLFFLTATFLLWFFFFRSSEDVIAPHLEEITEESLIDFSLEERNIYEENEELMYRVNISYPYFTNDDFNRVNREIELIIDIILSEFKELAVLPIANDFGLDSSELNVDYVLARNDGKIFSVEFIIHSAYLGAPRPIIDYISFNYDMERMRKIEITDCFDDFIFLSEYVKGQLSNKLGDSFFESGVEPLSRNYSKFVIKDNRLEIIFGYHQVAPRAMGPIRANIYFSDLREQMICNLE, encoded by the coding sequence ATGAATAAAATAATTAAAATTACATTATTTTTTCTAACAGCAACTTTTTTGTTGTGGTTTTTCTTTTTTAGATCGTCTGAAGACGTGATAGCCCCACACTTAGAAGAAATAACAGAAGAATCTTTAATAGACTTTTCCTTAGAAGAAAGAAATATATATGAAGAAAATGAAGAATTAATGTATAGGGTAAATATTTCTTATCCCTATTTCACAAATGATGATTTTAACCGGGTTAATCGGGAAATAGAATTAATTATTGACATTATTCTTTCTGAGTTTAAAGAACTTGCCGTTTTGCCCATAGCTAATGATTTTGGGTTAGATAGCTCTGAATTAAACGTTGACTATGTCCTTGCCCGAAATGACGGAAAAATATTTAGCGTTGAATTTATAATCCATAGCGCTTATCTTGGAGCACCTCGTCCAATCATTGATTACATTTCCTTTAATTATGATATGGAAAGAATGAGAAAGATTGAAATAACTGATTGTTTTGATGATTTCATCTTTCTTTCCGAATATGTTAAGGGACAACTTTCTAATAAATTAGGGGATTCTTTTTTTGAGAGTGGAGTAGAACCATTGTCTAGAAATTACAGTAAGTTTGTCATCAAAGATAATCGTTTAGAAATAATTTTTGGTTATCATCAAGTTGCACCACGGGCAATGGGTCCAATCAGAGCTAATATATATTTTTCTGATCTTAGAGAGCAAATGATATGTAATCTTGAATAA
- a CDS encoding PHP domain-containing protein: MEQYFYDLHCHTVDSRDSIAKLKSLVEVAKIRGLDGIAITDHNKTYKGPLNIDGIEIIPGNELTLKGGGHLLLYFITEEMPQGLILEEAVSIAKDQGGFAVLAHPFRSEHGWIKNNLGNPEKIKRGLEIVDGLESGNGSDPQKLRNMIMKTKEDNSGISLFLTAGSDSHMPAQVGLAATKVNQRLTKDNFSDVLMSGEIIVRTEFQRFGEKIWLFKKYIFLISQITMINRSEKMKNLFYNIFVRNYFRVHNIALGRINFNYKK, encoded by the coding sequence ATGGAACAATACTTTTACGATCTTCATTGCCATACAGTTGATTCAAGGGATTCTATTGCTAAGTTGAAATCTTTAGTTGAAGTTGCCAAGATTAGAGGATTGGACGGTATTGCCATTACTGATCACAACAAGACTTACAAGGGACCACTTAATATTGATGGAATTGAAATAATTCCCGGAAACGAATTAACCTTGAAGGGAGGGGGCCATCTCCTATTATACTTCATTACAGAAGAAATGCCTCAAGGATTAATTTTAGAAGAAGCAGTTTCTATAGCAAAAGATCAAGGAGGTTTCGCTGTTTTGGCTCATCCATTTAGAAGCGAACATGGATGGATAAAAAATAACCTTGGTAATCCTGAAAAAATAAAGAGAGGACTTGAAATTGTTGATGGACTGGAATCAGGAAATGGTTCGGACCCTCAAAAGTTAAGAAATATGATAATGAAAACAAAGGAAGATAACAGCGGAATTTCTTTATTCTTAACTGCCGGATCGGATAGCCATATGCCAGCTCAAGTTGGTCTTGCGGCCACTAAGGTCAATCAAAGACTGACTAAAGATAATTTTTCAGATGTTTTAATGAGTGGCGAAATAATTGTGAGAACGGAATTTCAACGATTCGGGGAGAAAATATGGCTTTTTAAAAAATACATTTTCTTAATTAGTCAAATTACCATGATTAATAGGTCAGAAAAAATGAAGAATCTTTTTTACAATATTTTTGTTAGAAATTATTTTAGAGTACATAATATTGCTCTTGGTAGAATTAATTTTAATTATAAAAAATAA
- a CDS encoding type II toxin-antitoxin system mRNA interferase toxin, RelE/StbE family, which yields MKIQFHKNFEKQYKRLRKREQRKTQERLELFLENPFDPRLNNHSLKGKYVDYRSINISGDLRAIYKFLSEEECVFVVIDNHSNLYF from the coding sequence ATGAAAATTCAATTTCATAAAAATTTTGAAAAGCAATATAAAAGATTGAGGAAAAGAGAGCAGCGAAAGACGCAAGAAAGATTAGAATTATTTTTAGAAAATCCATTTGATCCTCGGCTTAATAACCATTCTTTGAAAGGAAAATATGTTGATTATCGGAGTATCAATATATCAGGGGATCTAAGGGCTATTTATAAATTTTTGAGTGAAGAAGAATGTGTCTTTGTTGTTATAGACAATCATAGTAATTTGTACTTTTAA